The Anaerolineae bacterium genome includes a region encoding these proteins:
- a CDS encoding ATP-binding cassette domain-containing protein: protein MTGKNQNIIIQMQNVVKAYLTGEVPFVALDHVNLDIRQGEFLGITGKSGAGKTTLLNMISGVSKVTSGNILFHWVGSQSPTPSIPIHTLNEDKLALWRGENLGIIYQSFELMPTLSLVENVMLPPDFSGAYHPIVSKKRALELLELVEIADHAYKIPAHISGGQKQRVAIARALVNDPHLIIADEPTGNLDSVTAETILEIFAKLVDQGKTIVMVTHDESFVPRFSRRLQIVDGVVSSPAENGSGSTGRPVTPLAPISEQEPVSLDAAKTRIEINAAPAAHHQETPAIVLRNVEKVYENAAGKFVALKSINLQLNYGQFISIVGKSGCGKSTLLNMITGVDHPTAGEVLIGGKPIYQMSESRRALWRGQNMGVVFQFFQLLPTLTLLENTMLPMDYCNIYPFSERPERAMALLEMVGLADQAYKRPTAVSSGQQQSAAIARALATDPPLILADEPTGNLDSRAADNILNLFENLAKRGKTVLIVTHDPSITQRTDQTIILSDGEIIDKTVARALPFLSHPQMLAATRRAQKQQVLPGVTILREGEPVEHFFMIVSGEVEIVVTNEQLKEIRLARFGPGQFFGEISLIMGGHATAQVRAAGRGAELALLPNELFYGLIDESPLARQAIHEVATTRLAENISRRKTNR from the coding sequence ATGACCGGCAAAAATCAAAACATCATTATCCAAATGCAAAATGTGGTTAAAGCATACCTCACCGGTGAGGTTCCTTTTGTGGCTCTCGATCATGTCAACCTTGATATCCGGCAGGGCGAATTCCTGGGGATTACGGGGAAATCCGGCGCGGGCAAAACGACCCTGCTCAATATGATCTCCGGGGTGAGCAAGGTGACCTCCGGGAATATTTTATTTCATTGGGTAGGCAGCCAATCACCCACCCCCTCTATCCCGATCCACACCCTGAATGAAGATAAACTGGCCTTGTGGCGCGGTGAAAACCTGGGGATCATTTACCAATCTTTCGAGCTGATGCCCACTCTCAGCCTGGTGGAGAACGTTATGCTGCCGCCTGACTTTTCAGGCGCGTACCATCCTATCGTCAGTAAAAAACGGGCGCTCGAATTGTTGGAGTTGGTTGAGATCGCCGATCATGCCTACAAAATCCCGGCGCATATCTCTGGCGGACAAAAACAGCGCGTGGCCATTGCCCGGGCGCTGGTGAATGATCCGCACCTGATCATCGCCGATGAACCGACCGGCAATCTGGACAGTGTCACGGCCGAAACCATTCTGGAAATTTTTGCGAAATTGGTTGACCAGGGCAAAACCATCGTTATGGTCACCCATGATGAAAGTTTCGTCCCTCGTTTTTCCCGCCGTTTACAGATTGTGGATGGGGTGGTCAGCAGCCCGGCAGAAAATGGCTCTGGTTCGACCGGCCGGCCGGTAACACCCTTAGCCCCGATTTCTGAACAAGAGCCGGTCTCCCTTGATGCGGCCAAAACCCGTATTGAGATTAATGCTGCGCCGGCGGCGCATCACCAGGAAACACCCGCCATTGTTTTGCGTAACGTGGAGAAGGTCTATGAAAACGCGGCGGGGAAATTTGTGGCGCTGAAATCCATCAACCTGCAATTGAATTACGGGCAGTTTATCTCCATTGTGGGGAAATCGGGCTGTGGAAAATCTACCCTGCTGAATATGATCACGGGCGTAGACCATCCCACCGCCGGGGAAGTGCTCATTGGCGGCAAGCCCATCTACCAGATGAGTGAAAGCCGGCGGGCTTTGTGGCGCGGGCAGAACATGGGGGTGGTGTTCCAGTTTTTTCAGCTTTTGCCCACCCTGACCCTGCTGGAAAACACCATGCTGCCGATGGATTACTGCAACATTTACCCCTTTTCTGAGCGCCCCGAGCGGGCCATGGCCTTGCTTGAAATGGTTGGGCTGGCAGATCAAGCCTACAAACGGCCCACAGCCGTATCCAGCGGGCAGCAGCAAAGCGCCGCCATCGCCCGCGCCCTGGCCACCGATCCGCCCCTTATCCTGGCAGATGAACCCACCGGCAACCTCGATTCACGCGCGGCCGACAATATTCTTAATCTATTTGAAAATCTGGCCAAACGCGGCAAAACGGTTTTGATTGTCACCCACGACCCTTCGATCACCCAAAGAACGGATCAAACCATTATCCTGTCCGATGGCGAGATCATTGACAAAACTGTGGCCCGCGCCCTGCCCTTTCTGTCGCACCCGCAAATGTTGGCGGCTACCAGGCGCGCCCAGAAACAGCAGGTTTTGCCGGGGGTAACAATCCTCCGGGAAGGAGAACCGGTTGAGCATTTCTTTATGATTGTGTCTGGAGAGGTGGAGATTGTCGTCACCAATGAGCAGTTGAAAGAAATACGGCTGGCGCGTTTTGGCCCCGGGCAATTTTTCGGCGAAATCTCATTGATCATGGGCGGTCATGCCACGGCCCAGGTGCGCGCCGCGGGCCGTGGCGCAGAGTTGGCCCTATTGCCCAACGAATTATTCTACGGCCTCATTGACGAGTCCCCCTTAGCCCGACAGGCCATTCACGAGGTGGCGACCACCCGTCTGGCTGAAAACATAAGCAGAAGGAAGACCAACCGGTGA
- a CDS encoding MarR family transcriptional regulator: protein MTKKPSLDPTHDILFRLMKRFPPLKLKPGVITGLTRSEYELLATLMLNLDDEKTALSVTEISNLLQITPSGVTHLINSLEEAGYIERLPAPTDRRIVLVGLTDKGTKAAEALIANVQEQLAALFNHLGEEDSQTFIRLISRAIDFFESQFER, encoded by the coding sequence ATGACGAAAAAACCATCTCTAGACCCGACGCACGATATATTATTCCGGCTTATGAAACGGTTTCCTCCGCTGAAATTAAAGCCCGGTGTCATTACCGGACTGACCCGGAGTGAATATGAATTATTAGCGACTTTGATGCTGAACCTTGATGACGAGAAAACAGCCTTATCCGTTACAGAAATAAGCAACCTGTTACAAATCACCCCGTCCGGTGTAACCCATCTGATCAACTCATTGGAAGAGGCGGGATATATAGAACGCCTGCCGGCCCCCACTGACCGGCGTATCGTCCTGGTTGGATTGACAGATAAAGGAACTAAAGCAGCTGAGGCGCTTATCGCAAATGTTCAGGAACAACTGGCCGCTCTGTTCAATCATTTGGGCGAAGAGGATAGCCAGACATTCATTCGTTTGATATCCCGGGCAATCGACTTTTTTGAGTCACAATTTGAAAGGTGA